One Brassica napus cultivar Da-Ae chromosome A5, Da-Ae, whole genome shotgun sequence DNA window includes the following coding sequences:
- the LOC125575120 gene encoding probable methyltransferase PMT20, whose amino-acid sequence MMKNGKQSSQPEKGSSRILSLTVLFIALCGFSFYLGGMFCSERVKIEANDVTSTTTKAVASPMKPTVSPLQIKSVSFPECSSELQDYTPCTDPKRWKRYGVHRLSFLERHCPPVYEKNECLIPPPDGYKPPIRWPKSRDQCWYKNVPYDWINKQKSNQHWLKKEGDKFHFPGGGTMFPRGVSHYVDEMQDLIPEMKDGTVRTAIDTGCGVASWGGDLLDRGILTISLAPRDNHEAQVQFALERGIPAILGVISTQRLPFPSNSFDMAHCSRCLIPWTEFGGIYLLEIHRIVRPGGFWVLSGPPVNYNRRWRGWNTTMEDQKSDYNKLQSLLTSMCFKKYAQKDDIAVWQKLSDKSCYDKIAKNMEAYPPKCDDSIEPDSAWYTPLRPCVVAPTAKVKNSGLGSIPKWPERLNVAPERISDVHGGSASGLKHDDGKWKNRVKHYKKVLPALGTDKIRNVMDMNTVYGGFAAALVKDPVWVMNVVSSYSANTLHVVFDRGLIGTYHDWCEAFSTYPRTYDLLHLDSLFTLESHRCEMKYVLLEMDRILRPGGYVIMRESSYFMDAITMLAKGTRWNCRREETEYAVESEKILVCQKKLWFSSNQTS is encoded by the exons ATGATGAAGAACGGGAAGCAATCTTCGCAACCCGAAAAGGGTTCTTCTAGGATCTTATCACTCACAGTTCTGTTCATCGCTTTGTGCGGTTTCTCCTTTTACCTCGGTGGTATGTTTTGCTCTGAGAGAGTCAAGATCGAAGCCAACGACGTCACAAGCACCACTACAAAGGCTGTAGCTTCCCCTATGAAACCAACAGTTTCGCCTCTTCAAATCAAATCCGTCTCTTTCCCTGAATGCAGTTCAGAGTTGCAAGATTACACGCCCTGCACCGATCCAAAG AGATGGAAGAGGTACGGTGTACACCGCCTAAGTTTCTTGGAGCGTCACTGTCCTCCAGTTTACGAGAAGAACGAGTGTTTGATCCCACCACCAGACGGGTACAAACCGCCTATAAGATGGCCGAAGAGCAGAGACCAGTGTTGGTACAAGAACGTGCCTTATGATTGGATCAACAAGCAGAAATCAAACCAGCATTGGCTCAAGAAAGAAGGTGACAAGTTCCATTTCCCTGGTGGTGGTACCATGTTTCCACGTGGAGTTAGTCACTACGTTGATGAGATGCAAGATCTGATTCCCGAGATGAAAGACGGTACAGTCAGAACCGCCATTGACACTGGCTGTGGG GTAGCGAGCTGGGGAGGTGATCTATTGGACCGTGGGATACTAACAATCTCTCTGGCTCCTAGAGATAACCATGAAGCTCAGGTTCAGTTTGCTCTTGAACGTGGGATCCCTGCTATTCTCGGTGTTATCTCTACGCAGCGTCTCCCCTTCCCTTCAAATTCTTTTGATATGGCTCATTGCTCTAGATGTCTCATTCCCTGGACTGAGTTTG GTGGGATCTATTTGCTTGAGATTCACCGGATAGTCCGACCTGGAGGTTTCTGGGTTCTCTCAGGTCCACCAGTGAACTACAACAGACGGTGGCGCGGATGGAACACAACCATGGAAGATCAGAAATCAGACTACAACAAGCTCCAGTCACTTCTAACCTCCATGTGCTTCAAAAAGTACGCACAAAAAGACGACATAGCCGTGTGGCAGAAACTCTCAGACAAATCTTGTTACGACAAGATCGCAAAGAACATGGAAGCTTACCCTCCAAAATGTGACGACAGCATTGAACCTGACTCCGCTTGGTACACTCCCCTCCGTCCCTGCGTGGTTGCACCGACCGCTAAAGTCAAGAACTCTGGACTCGGGTCGATACCGAAATGGCCCGAGAGATTGAACGTAGCGCCGGAGAGGATCTCTGATGTTCATGGAGGGAGCGCTAGTGGTTTGAAACACGATGATGGTAAGTGGAAGAACAGGGTTAAGCATTACAAGAAAGTGTTACCGGCTCTTGGGACAGATAAGATAAGGAATGTTATGGATATGAACACTGTTTATGGAGGCTTCGCTGCTGCTCTTGTCAAGGATCCTGTTTGGGTCATGAACGTTGTCTCGTCCTACAGCGCCAATACGCTTCATGTTGTCTTTGATCGTGGTCTCATTGGAACCTACCACGACTG GTGCGAAGCTTTCTCGACGTATCCAAGAACATATGATCTTCTTCACCTTGACAGCCTTTTTACACTTGAGAGCCACAG GTGTGAGATGAAGTACGTTTTGCTGGAGATGGACCGGATATTGAGACCGGGTGGATATGTAATAATGCGAGAATCGAGTTATTTCATGGACGCAATCACGATGTTGGCCAAGGGGACGAGGTGGAATTGTCGGAGAGAGGAGACTGAGTATGCCGTGGAAAGCGAGAAGATTCTGGTTTGCCAGAAAAAGCTTTGGTTTTCGTCTAACCAAACCTCTTGA